A stretch of the Paenibacillus dendritiformis genome encodes the following:
- a CDS encoding lipoate--protein ligase has translation MKFIDNQGITDPRVNLAIEEFVLKHLPLEEDSYLLFYINEPSIIIGKNQNTIEEINSDYVKANNIHVVRRLSGGGAVYHDTGNLNFSFITKDDGQSFHNFRKFTQPVIDTLRSLGVNADLTGRNDIQIGEQKISGNAQFSTRGRMFSHGTLLFNSEMEHVASALKVKPIKIESKGTKSIRSRVANISEFLAEPMSIGEFRNAILRHIFGMEPDQVPQYKLSEQDWETIHRISRERYQNWDWNYGSSPKFNVEHSKKFPAGIVDVRMDVEDGLIQRMKIYGDFFGVGEVSDIEARLQGVRYEEQAVREALADMDITHYLGNISAEDFIGLVMLNE, from the coding sequence ATGAAGTTTATCGACAACCAAGGCATCACCGATCCTCGCGTCAACCTGGCGATCGAGGAATTTGTTCTGAAGCATTTGCCGCTGGAAGAAGACAGCTATTTGTTATTCTATATCAACGAGCCTTCCATCATTATCGGGAAAAATCAAAATACGATCGAAGAAATCAACAGCGATTACGTCAAAGCGAACAACATCCACGTTGTGCGCCGCCTGTCGGGCGGAGGCGCCGTGTATCACGATACAGGCAATTTGAATTTCAGCTTCATCACGAAGGATGACGGGCAATCATTTCACAATTTCCGCAAATTTACGCAGCCGGTCATCGATACGCTCCGCTCCCTCGGCGTCAATGCCGACTTGACCGGACGCAATGACATCCAGATCGGAGAGCAGAAAATATCCGGCAATGCCCAATTCTCCACGCGCGGGCGCATGTTCAGCCACGGTACGCTGCTGTTCAATTCGGAGATGGAGCATGTCGCTTCGGCGCTCAAGGTCAAGCCGATCAAAATCGAATCCAAAGGAACGAAATCGATCCGCTCCCGCGTCGCGAACATTTCCGAGTTTCTCGCCGAGCCGATGAGCATCGGGGAGTTCAGGAACGCGATCCTGCGCCATATTTTCGGGATGGAACCGGATCAGGTGCCGCAGTACAAGCTGTCGGAGCAGGATTGGGAGACGATTCACCGCATCTCGCGGGAACGTTATCAGAACTGGGATTGGAATTATGGCTCATCGCCGAAATTCAATGTGGAGCACTCGAAGAAGTTTCCGGCCGGAATCGTCGACGTGCGCATGGATGTCGAGGACGGATTGATTCAGCGCATGAAAATATACGGCGACTTCTTCGGAGTCGGCGAAGTCAGCGACATCGAGGCCCGCTTGCAGGGCGTCCGCTATGAGGAGCAGGCGGTTCGCGAAGCGCTTGCCGATATGGACATCACCCACTATCTCGGCAATATCAGCGCGGAAGACTTCATCGGACTCGTCATGCTGAACGAATAG
- a CDS encoding MurR/RpiR family transcriptional regulator, with protein MTTGEHTNTLLLIRSLYPSLTKTEKKIADCVLRSPDEVLYATVTDLAEKSDAGETSVLRFCRNLGYTSYQEFKLSLAKDLVTPLKHEEREIDEEDDLAAVAQKMTLENIASLEHTLSLLNRKDLQAAAEAIIRSSRIFFFGVGSSAMTAMEAQYRFMRLGFAGEAISDPHLMAMNASLMTDQDVVFGISTSGSTKDLVDAVRLAKENNVFFICLTSHAKSPLTKYADSNLLIHAKETPLQDGAFSSKIAQIHVLDMLSAAVGLQAKERAHRALNRTAQAVQDKLY; from the coding sequence ATGACCACTGGCGAGCATACGAACACGCTTCTCCTGATACGGAGCTTATATCCTTCATTAACGAAAACGGAGAAGAAAATCGCGGACTGCGTGCTGAGAAGCCCGGACGAGGTCCTGTACGCGACGGTGACGGATCTGGCCGAGAAGTCGGATGCCGGCGAGACGTCGGTGCTGCGCTTCTGCCGCAACCTGGGCTATACCAGCTACCAGGAGTTCAAGCTGTCTCTGGCCAAAGATCTGGTGACGCCGCTCAAGCATGAAGAGAGGGAGATCGACGAGGAGGACGATCTGGCGGCCGTGGCGCAGAAGATGACGCTGGAGAACATCGCTTCGCTGGAGCATACGCTGTCCCTGTTGAATAGGAAGGACCTGCAAGCAGCGGCGGAAGCCATCATCCGTTCCAGCCGGATCTTTTTCTTCGGCGTCGGCTCATCCGCCATGACCGCGATGGAGGCGCAGTACCGCTTCATGCGGTTGGGCTTCGCGGGGGAGGCGATATCGGATCCGCATCTGATGGCGATGAACGCGTCGCTGATGACCGATCAAGATGTCGTATTCGGCATCTCCACCTCGGGCAGCACGAAGGATCTGGTCGATGCCGTGCGACTGGCGAAGGAGAACAACGTCTTTTTCATCTGCCTAACGAGTCATGCCAAATCGCCGCTTACGAAATACGCGGATTCGAACCTGCTGATCCACGCGAAGGAGACGCCGCTTCAGGACGGGGCGTTCTCTTCCAAAATCGCGCAAATTCATGTGCTCGACATGTTGTCCGCCGCCGTGGGGCTGCAGGCGAAGGAGAGGGCGCACCGCGCTCTCAACCGGACGGCTCAGGCCGTGCAGGACAAGTTGTACTGA
- a CDS encoding DMT family transporter has translation MKHRKFASDFCLLFVALVWGSTFLVVQHAVFVLPPLAFNAVRFAGAALLFGLVALLARKRRSLSRSGTRALLLHGTLLGLFLFGGYAFQTIGLVYTTTTNAGFITGLSVVLVPFISLWLAKQRLQPPTWIAAALALAGLYFLAFNGGAVHLNEGDGYVLLCSFCFALHIAFTGKYAAIHNTVPLVTVQFAAVALAAAGSSFLFEPQLTGAALREALAEPEVIVALLISICISTAFAYWAQTWCQQYTSASRVAVIFAMEPVFAAITGVTFAGETLGLWAVVGCLLILAGMLVAELKWGRHAVQ, from the coding sequence GTGAAACATCGAAAATTCGCATCGGATTTCTGCTTGTTGTTTGTCGCTCTCGTATGGGGAAGCACCTTCCTCGTGGTTCAGCATGCCGTCTTCGTCCTGCCCCCGCTAGCCTTCAACGCCGTAAGATTCGCCGGGGCCGCCCTCCTGTTCGGCCTCGTCGCGCTGCTGGCCAGAAAGCGCCGGAGCCTCAGCCGCTCAGGGACGCGGGCGCTGCTTCTGCACGGCACGCTGCTGGGCTTGTTCCTGTTCGGGGGTTACGCTTTCCAGACCATCGGCCTCGTCTACACGACGACGACCAATGCCGGCTTCATTACCGGGCTGTCGGTTGTGCTCGTGCCCTTTATCAGCCTGTGGCTGGCCAAGCAGCGCCTGCAGCCACCTACCTGGATTGCTGCCGCTCTGGCGCTGGCCGGGCTCTATTTTCTCGCCTTCAATGGCGGTGCGGTTCACTTGAATGAGGGCGACGGCTACGTGCTCCTGTGCTCGTTCTGCTTCGCCCTCCATATCGCCTTCACCGGGAAATATGCGGCCATCCATAATACCGTCCCGCTCGTCACGGTGCAGTTCGCGGCCGTCGCGCTGGCCGCCGCCGGCAGCTCCTTCCTGTTCGAGCCGCAGCTTACGGGCGCGGCGCTGCGGGAAGCGCTCGCGGAGCCGGAGGTCATCGTCGCCCTTCTGATCTCCATATGCATCTCCACCGCCTTCGCGTACTGGGCGCAGACGTGGTGCCAGCAATATACCTCGGCCAGCAGAGTCGCCGTCATCTTCGCGATGGAGCCGGTTTTCGCTGCGATTACGGGCGTTACCTTCGCCGGAGAGACGCTCGGCCTGTGGGCGGTGGTAGGCTGCCTGCTGATTTTGGCGGGAATGCTCGTCGCCGAATTGAAATGGGGGCGGCATGCGGTACAATAG
- a CDS encoding Cof-type HAD-IIB family hydrolase: protein MPGGSKKGETSTLYKLIAIDIDDTLITDDKEITPGTKRALERAVAAGAAVTLATGRMYASARNLAMQTGLNVPLITYQGSLVKNVMDGHILYERAVPKEAAMRLLRYCDERGLHLQLYIDDHLYARQENDKLIAYAQLSDIPYTIEPDFDRLLASPSTKMLIIDEPATLDAAAAELKELLGPDVHITKSKPHFLEITHREGTKGSALRHLAEHVGCSLEETIAIGDSWNDHDMIETAGLGVAMGNAVDSLKAVADYVTRTNNEEGVRHVIEKFVLNQP from the coding sequence ATGCCGGGCGGCTCGAAAAAAGGAGAGACATCGACATTGTACAAGCTTATTGCCATTGATATCGACGATACGCTCATTACGGACGACAAGGAGATTACGCCCGGCACGAAGCGCGCGCTGGAGCGGGCGGTTGCCGCAGGCGCTGCGGTCACGCTCGCTACGGGCCGCATGTACGCATCCGCCCGCAACCTGGCCATGCAGACCGGATTGAACGTTCCGCTGATCACCTACCAGGGCTCCCTCGTCAAAAACGTGATGGACGGCCATATTTTGTACGAGCGGGCCGTGCCGAAGGAAGCAGCGATGCGCCTGCTCCGCTATTGCGACGAACGCGGGCTTCATCTTCAGCTCTATATCGACGATCATCTGTACGCCCGCCAGGAAAACGACAAGCTGATCGCTTATGCGCAGCTATCCGATATTCCTTATACGATCGAACCGGATTTCGATCGGCTGCTCGCTTCCCCTTCCACTAAAATGCTCATCATCGACGAGCCGGCGACGCTGGATGCGGCCGCCGCCGAATTGAAAGAGCTGCTTGGGCCGGATGTCCATATTACGAAGTCCAAGCCTCACTTCCTGGAAATAACGCACCGGGAAGGAACCAAGGGCAGCGCCCTGCGCCATTTGGCGGAGCATGTCGGCTGCAGCCTGGAGGAGACGATCGCCATCGGCGATTCGTGGAACGATCATGACATGATCGAGACGGCCGGGCTCGGCGTCGCCATGGGCAACGCCGTCGACTCGCTCAAGGCCGTGGCCGATTACGTGACCCGCACCAACAACGAGGAAGGCGTGCGTCATGTCATCGAGAAATTCGTCCTCAACCAGCCGTAA
- a CDS encoding MBL fold metallo-hydrolase yields the protein MTDQSKQLPELFHGEEGSGSGSDRSGRRWSVTFWGTGDSMGVPRVYCACPVCEEARKEGVNRRYRSSVLLERGEERLLVDRGPDWTGQMERAGLFWLDDILITHAHQDHIAGLTAYADACRWLKRQGRATMPPEVGETIRTMYPWLERYIEFQYIEGPWRWKDWSIQPIRVNHGKNGYSYAYRFDPWTSGRPARENKPEVQSWLYASDAIGLGEQELAWFRELDLLILGTNFVHEEAPYETRSVYDMREAVEVLREVKPRRTVFTHLSHGVDLREKYPQLPPSVTLARTGLVIPLQ from the coding sequence ATGACAGACCAATCGAAGCAGCTTCCAGAACTATTCCACGGCGAAGAAGGTTCCGGCTCAGGTTCCGACAGATCCGGCAGACGGTGGAGCGTCACGTTCTGGGGAACCGGAGACTCGATGGGCGTGCCGCGCGTATATTGCGCTTGTCCGGTATGCGAGGAGGCGAGGAAGGAAGGCGTGAACCGGCGCTACCGTTCGTCCGTGCTGCTCGAACGGGGCGAGGAACGGCTGCTCGTCGATCGCGGGCCCGACTGGACGGGGCAGATGGAGAGAGCGGGGCTGTTTTGGCTGGATGATATTTTGATTACGCATGCGCATCAGGATCATATCGCAGGCTTGACGGCCTACGCGGATGCCTGCCGCTGGTTGAAGCGGCAAGGGCGGGCGACGATGCCGCCCGAGGTCGGTGAGACGATACGGACGATGTATCCGTGGCTGGAACGGTATATAGAATTTCAATATATCGAGGGGCCATGGCGCTGGAAGGACTGGAGCATTCAGCCCATTCGCGTCAATCACGGCAAAAACGGCTATTCGTACGCTTATCGCTTCGATCCATGGACAAGCGGAAGGCCCGCAAGGGAGAACAAGCCGGAAGTTCAGAGCTGGCTTTATGCCTCGGATGCGATCGGGCTCGGCGAGCAGGAGCTGGCCTGGTTCCGGGAGCTGGATCTGTTGATTCTCGGGACGAATTTCGTCCATGAGGAGGCCCCTTACGAGACCCGCTCGGTCTATGATATGCGGGAAGCGGTGGAGGTTCTTCGCGAGGTGAAGCCGCGCCGGACGGTGTTCACTCATTTATCTCACGGCGTCGACCTCCGGGAAAAATATCCTCAGCTGCCGCCCTCGGTAACGCTGGCCCGCACGGGGTTGGTCATTCCGCTGCAATAA
- a CDS encoding glycerophosphodiester phosphodiesterase, with protein MTVPLPKNPVEIVAHRGYAALFPENTMIAFRRALDMGADALEIDVHHSAEGVPVVIHDDTLDRTTDRSGPVRSKTVAELQQADAGIKFHPDYAGSGIPLLEEVLALLSEGQAGLQLELKERINEQEAAGLLHLLDTYKLTERTMIISFHVDNLRLIRSLHPDIEVGWLSDKLVDLDLLTGLGHAALLLYYHAVLKHPDIVAIAREKGFSLAAWTIRDEADARKLYDLGVRRITTDIPLKGVLPASE; from the coding sequence ATGACTGTTCCCTTACCAAAGAACCCTGTGGAAATCGTCGCCCATCGCGGCTACGCCGCCCTTTTTCCCGAAAATACGATGATCGCGTTCCGGCGGGCGCTTGACATGGGCGCGGATGCGCTGGAGATTGACGTGCACCATTCGGCTGAGGGAGTCCCGGTCGTCATTCATGACGACACGCTGGACCGGACGACAGATCGCTCGGGACCTGTCCGGAGCAAGACCGTGGCGGAGCTGCAGCAGGCGGACGCCGGCATCAAATTCCATCCGGATTACGCCGGAAGCGGCATCCCTCTCCTCGAAGAGGTGCTGGCGCTGCTGTCCGAGGGCCAGGCCGGCCTGCAGCTGGAATTGAAAGAGCGCATTAACGAGCAGGAAGCGGCCGGGCTGCTGCATTTGCTGGATACCTATAAATTGACGGAACGGACCATGATCATTTCATTCCATGTGGATAATTTGCGCCTGATTCGAAGCCTGCATCCCGATATCGAGGTAGGCTGGCTCTCAGACAAACTGGTCGATCTCGACCTGTTGACCGGGCTCGGCCATGCGGCGCTGCTGCTGTATTATCACGCCGTGCTGAAACATCCTGACATCGTCGCCATCGCGCGGGAGAAAGGCTTCAGCCTCGCTGCGTGGACGATCCGCGACGAAGCCGATGCCCGCAAGCTGTACGATCTGGGAGTGCGCCGCATAACGACCGACATTCCATTGAAGGGCGTCTTGCCCGCCTCCGAATAA
- a CDS encoding sulfate ABC transporter substrate-binding protein, which yields MDRDQSRGLSGFIATVIIFILLFGCSPGVRDASLQEGRQDQTTTAVSAPQPTPSAKAFVPSSPEASGQDSVTLVIGAYSVVRDVMQRILPEFAADWKANTGQQVVFQESYEASGTQARSIAGGLEADVALFSMEGDVDKLVQAGLVPADWQARDAYGGMVTGSIVVLGTRQGNPHRIRDWNDLTKPGVQVLYPNPKTSGGAQWDINAIYGAGLLEAEERGEDGPRRAKELLMSVHRNVISMDKSGRASMAAFEYGVGDVIVTYENEILSRMQAGVPYELVRPERTIRIDNPVVVVERYAEKHGTTDLAQALVDYLREPKAQRLLAEAGFRPVAPTVRSETADRYPEPAGLFGIEDMGGWKHVRETLYSKRGIWYEVLAGIE from the coding sequence ATGGACAGGGACCAATCACGCGGGCTATCCGGTTTTATTGCGACAGTTATCATCTTTATTCTCTTGTTCGGCTGCAGTCCAGGCGTTCGGGATGCCTCTCTGCAGGAGGGGAGGCAGGACCAGACGACGACCGCCGTATCTGCCCCTCAGCCGACCCCGTCCGCGAAGGCATTCGTCCCTTCTTCGCCAGAGGCGTCCGGTCAAGACAGCGTAACGCTTGTCATTGGCGCCTATTCCGTCGTGAGGGACGTGATGCAGCGGATACTGCCTGAATTCGCGGCCGATTGGAAGGCGAATACCGGGCAGCAGGTCGTCTTCCAGGAATCCTATGAAGCTTCGGGGACGCAAGCGCGCTCGATTGCCGGCGGCCTGGAAGCCGACGTCGCTCTCTTCTCGATGGAGGGCGATGTCGATAAGCTCGTACAGGCCGGACTGGTGCCGGCCGATTGGCAAGCGCGGGACGCTTATGGAGGAATGGTCACCGGCTCCATCGTCGTGCTGGGAACGCGGCAAGGGAACCCGCATCGGATTCGCGACTGGAACGATCTGACCAAGCCGGGCGTTCAAGTCCTCTACCCGAACCCGAAGACATCGGGCGGGGCCCAATGGGATATTAACGCGATCTACGGAGCCGGCCTTCTGGAAGCGGAGGAGCGGGGAGAGGATGGCCCGCGCCGGGCGAAGGAACTGCTGATGAGCGTTCACCGGAATGTCATCTCAATGGACAAAAGCGGCCGGGCGTCGATGGCCGCCTTCGAATACGGCGTAGGCGATGTCATCGTCACCTACGAGAACGAAATTCTGTCCCGCATGCAGGCGGGCGTCCCGTACGAGCTGGTTCGGCCGGAGCGGACGATTCGCATCGACAACCCTGTCGTCGTCGTCGAGCGCTATGCAGAAAAGCATGGCACGACAGACCTCGCCCAAGCGCTCGTTGACTACTTGCGGGAGCCGAAGGCCCAGCGTCTGTTGGCGGAGGCCGGGTTCCGTCCAGTCGCTCCGACCGTGCGATCGGAGACAGCGGACCGCTATCCCGAGCCGGCGGGATTATTCGGCATCGAAGACATGGGCGGCTGGAAGCATGTCCGCGAGACCTTGTACAGCAAGCGGGGCATCTGGTACGAGGTGCTGGCGGGGATAGAGTAG
- a CDS encoding sulfate/molybdate ABC transporter ATP-binding protein — translation MHIEVRQLNKWFGAYHAVRDVSFSVEAGQLIGLLGPSGGGKTSVLRMLAGLEHPDQGEILFRGTVVNDVPPQQRGIGFVFQNYALFKHMNVYDNIAFGLHIQKWPKPRIRERVAELLDLTGLSGVERRYPHQLSGGQRQRVAFARALAPEPQLLLLDEPFAAIDAKIRQELRSWLRELIERVGITSIFVTHDQDEAIEVADEIMIINQGRVEQKGTPWEIYKMPDTPFVAEFIGESTILNDIYALKGFEMLNVGEELRALIRPEYIEVGREGEVGLAAASESGRVKAVHFRGSEWMVEVQVGDLILKTYRSLERPQLQAGEQVQVLIHRVYMFEGDESWVVENRLKAEPMPVHITG, via the coding sequence ATGCATATCGAGGTTCGCCAGTTAAATAAATGGTTCGGGGCCTATCACGCCGTGCGGGATGTTAGCTTCTCCGTCGAAGCGGGCCAACTCATCGGCCTGCTCGGGCCAAGCGGCGGCGGGAAGACATCGGTGCTGCGGATGCTGGCCGGGCTGGAACATCCGGACCAAGGCGAGATCTTGTTCCGGGGCACCGTCGTCAATGATGTGCCGCCACAGCAGAGGGGCATCGGCTTCGTGTTCCAGAACTATGCGCTGTTCAAGCATATGAATGTCTATGACAACATTGCCTTCGGGCTGCATATTCAGAAATGGCCGAAGCCGCGGATTCGCGAACGCGTAGCCGAGCTCTTGGACCTGACCGGATTGTCCGGCGTGGAACGGAGGTATCCGCATCAGTTGTCCGGCGGGCAGCGGCAGCGGGTGGCGTTCGCCCGGGCGCTGGCTCCGGAGCCGCAGCTGCTGCTCCTCGACGAGCCGTTCGCGGCCATTGACGCGAAGATTCGCCAGGAGCTGCGAAGCTGGCTGCGGGAGCTGATCGAGCGCGTCGGCATCACCTCGATCTTCGTGACGCATGATCAGGATGAGGCGATCGAGGTGGCGGACGAGATTATGATCATCAACCAGGGACGCGTCGAGCAGAAAGGAACGCCATGGGAAATTTATAAAATGCCAGATACGCCTTTTGTCGCGGAATTCATTGGGGAATCGACCATTTTGAACGATATTTATGCCTTGAAAGGATTTGAGATGCTGAATGTCGGGGAAGAGTTAAGAGCCCTCATCCGGCCGGAATATATCGAGGTCGGCCGGGAAGGCGAGGTCGGGCTGGCTGCCGCGAGCGAGTCCGGACGGGTCAAAGCGGTCCATTTCCGGGGCAGCGAATGGATGGTGGAGGTCCAGGTTGGCGATCTGATCCTGAAAACATACCGTTCCCTCGAAAGGCCGCAGCTTCAGGCAGGCGAGCAGGTCCAGGTTCTTATCCATCGCGTCTATATGTTCGAGGGAGACGAGAGCTGGGTGGTCGAGAACCGGTTGAAGGCCGAGCCGATGCCTGTTCATATTACGGGCTGA
- a CDS encoding sulfate ABC transporter permease subunit, translating into MTYAVFVLLLLAPLAQIGAEAFRGGFSSFAASLTRPEALHALGMTGAVVIVVTILNTIFGVLFALLLVRGRWLGKRARRLLNSIVDLPFAVSPVIGGFMIVLLLGPNTVLGALFSGLGMPVVYAFPGMVLATLFVTFPMMVREVAPVLQELGTQQEEAASTLGAYDWTIFWKVTWPSIQWAVTYGIVLTIARSLGEFGAVLVVSGNIMNKTQTATTLVYQDVENFNIGSAGSLALVLACVSVVLLLLMEWAKKHKRHKGVD; encoded by the coding sequence ATGACGTATGCCGTTTTTGTGCTTCTGCTGCTGGCTCCCTTGGCTCAGATCGGAGCCGAAGCGTTCCGCGGGGGGTTCTCCTCCTTCGCTGCCTCCCTCACCCGGCCGGAGGCGCTGCACGCGCTGGGCATGACCGGAGCCGTCGTCATCGTCGTGACGATACTCAACACGATATTCGGCGTCCTGTTCGCCCTGCTGCTCGTTCGCGGGCGCTGGCTGGGCAAGCGGGCCCGGCGGCTGTTGAACAGCATCGTCGATCTTCCGTTCGCCGTATCGCCGGTCATCGGCGGCTTCATGATTGTGCTGCTACTCGGGCCGAACACTGTGCTCGGCGCCCTGTTCTCCGGGTTGGGCATGCCTGTCGTCTATGCTTTCCCCGGCATGGTGCTTGCGACCTTGTTCGTGACGTTCCCGATGATGGTCAGGGAAGTGGCTCCCGTGCTGCAGGAGCTCGGCACGCAGCAGGAAGAGGCGGCTTCGACGCTGGGGGCGTACGATTGGACGATTTTCTGGAAGGTCACTTGGCCGTCCATCCAGTGGGCGGTCACGTACGGGATCGTGCTTACGATCGCCCGTTCGCTCGGCGAATTCGGGGCCGTCCTGGTCGTGTCCGGCAATATCATGAACAAGACCCAGACGGCGACAACGCTCGTCTATCAGGACGTGGAGAATTTCAATATCGGTTCGGCCGGCAGCCTCGCGCTGGTGTTGGCATGCGTATCGGTCGTACTGCTTTTGCTTATGGAATGGGCGAAAAAGCATAAAAGGCACAAAGGAGTCGATTGA
- the cysT gene encoding sulfate ABC transporter permease subunit CysT, with the protein MNGVLRHKGAIWGFRSTLLLYVGLLIVLPIGGIYAHSFSGGWQAFRESIAEPLAWHAVALTFRLALIATAINIIIGTMTAWVLHRYRFAGRAWLNSLVDLPFALPTAVGGLMILLLLGPGSLAGRAAEAVGWRLVLAEPAIVASMVFVTFPFVIRAVQPLLEEADRSEEEASYTLGASRLRTFLRVLLPQMLPGIVSGAMLAFSRAMAEFGAVVLVAGNIPGKTLVASVYIFGEIESDNPQGAAVVSVLLLTISFLILWLAGMLQSRRVSP; encoded by the coding sequence GTGAATGGTGTTCTGCGGCACAAAGGCGCAATCTGGGGTTTCCGCTCGACATTGCTGCTATATGTTGGTTTGCTCATTGTGCTGCCGATCGGCGGAATCTATGCGCACTCGTTCAGCGGAGGCTGGCAGGCATTCCGGGAGAGCATCGCCGAGCCGCTTGCTTGGCATGCCGTTGCATTGACGTTCCGTCTGGCGCTGATCGCGACCGCCATCAATATAATCATCGGCACGATGACAGCCTGGGTGCTTCATCGGTACCGGTTCGCCGGAAGAGCCTGGCTGAACAGCCTCGTTGACCTCCCGTTCGCGCTGCCGACCGCAGTGGGCGGGCTGATGATTCTGCTCCTGCTCGGGCCCGGGAGCCTGGCGGGCCGGGCGGCCGAAGCCGTCGGCTGGCGCCTTGTGCTTGCCGAGCCGGCGATCGTCGCCTCGATGGTCTTTGTCACCTTCCCGTTCGTCATCCGGGCGGTGCAGCCGCTGCTCGAAGAGGCGGATCGCTCCGAGGAGGAAGCGTCCTACACGCTCGGCGCGTCACGGCTGCGGACCTTCCTCCGCGTACTGCTGCCGCAGATGCTTCCGGGCATCGTCAGCGGCGCGATGCTCGCCTTCTCCCGGGCGATGGCCGAATTCGGGGCCGTCGTTCTCGTCGCGGGCAATATCCCGGGCAAGACGCTCGTTGCGTCGGTGTATATTTTCGGGGAGATCGAGAGCGACAATCCTCAAGGAGCCGCCGTCGTATCAGTGCTGCTGCTCACGATCTCGTTCCTGATTCTCTGGCTGGCCGGCATGCTGCAGTCGCGGAGGGTATCGCCATGA
- a CDS encoding TetR/AcrR family transcriptional regulator, translating into MPRKAVDQELSRERILEVARHLFVTKGYRAISMRSIGQHLGYSHGSLYYHFKDKAELFYALVREDFNRLERLFERVLNQAPSEGFSKMEQVMLEFVRFGLDHPHHYEIMFMTRDEELLAYARTEQGRCLELFSTIVRQSMAGNGHSEQERHNIPLSLFLAMHGFISFYIQDQVTYEEIQPAALAHIRFLYRRVLGAAQSA; encoded by the coding sequence ATGCCGAGAAAAGCAGTGGATCAAGAATTGTCGCGAGAGCGAATCTTGGAAGTGGCGCGCCACTTGTTCGTAACCAAAGGGTACCGGGCTATCTCCATGCGAAGCATCGGCCAGCATCTGGGGTACAGCCACGGCTCGCTTTACTATCATTTCAAAGATAAAGCCGAACTGTTCTATGCGCTTGTCCGGGAAGATTTCAATCGGCTCGAACGGCTGTTCGAACGTGTTCTCAACCAGGCTCCTTCCGAAGGATTTTCCAAGATGGAGCAAGTCATGCTGGAGTTCGTCCGGTTCGGTCTGGATCATCCCCACCATTACGAGATTATGTTCATGACGCGAGATGAGGAATTGCTCGCCTATGCGCGGACAGAGCAGGGCCGCTGCCTGGAGCTGTTCTCGACGATCGTCCGGCAGTCCATGGCAGGCAACGGGCATTCGGAGCAAGAGCGTCATAATATTCCGCTTAGTTTATTTTTGGCAATGCACGGGTTCATCTCTTTCTATATTCAAGATCAAGTCACCTATGAAGAGATCCAGCCGGCTGCCCTGGCCCATATTCGTTTTTTGTACCGAAGGGTATTGGGCGCGGCGCAATCGGCGTAG
- a CDS encoding YigZ family protein, whose protein sequence is MLERYKTVRQFGSKEIVIKKSRFIGYGRPVETEEEAIAFIEEIKRKHWNATHNCSAYMIGERDEIQKASDDGEPSGTAGKPILEVIRNQGLKNTAIVVTRYFGGILLGAGGLIRAYTDGAVAAIEAAEAIEKVLHQEVFVDIDYTWLGKLENELRNRETRMGETQFTDKVTLTCLPVASEADRFVAWITDLTQGQAVIRKGDPAYYIEGE, encoded by the coding sequence CTGTTAGAGCGTTACAAGACGGTTCGTCAATTCGGGAGCAAGGAGATCGTCATCAAAAAGTCCCGCTTTATCGGTTATGGCCGCCCGGTCGAAACCGAGGAAGAGGCAATTGCATTTATAGAGGAAATTAAGCGTAAACATTGGAATGCCACGCACAATTGCTCGGCCTATATGATAGGCGAGCGCGACGAGATTCAGAAGGCGTCCGATGACGGCGAACCCAGCGGAACGGCCGGCAAGCCGATTCTGGAAGTCATTCGCAACCAAGGCCTGAAAAATACGGCGATTGTCGTTACCCGGTATTTCGGCGGAATTCTGCTCGGAGCCGGGGGGCTCATCCGGGCTTACACCGATGGGGCCGTCGCCGCTATCGAAGCGGCGGAGGCCATTGAGAAAGTGCTGCATCAAGAAGTGTTCGTTGACATCGATTACACCTGGCTAGGCAAGTTGGAAAATGAATTGCGCAATAGAGAGACAAGGATGGGAGAGACGCAATTTACCGACAAGGTGACCTTGACGTGCTTGCCTGTAGCGTCGGAAGCCGACCGGTTTGTCGCATGGATTACGGATCTCACGCAAGGGCAGGCCGTGATCCGGAAGGGAGATCCTGCTTATTACATTGAAGGGGAATAA